DNA sequence from the Xenopus tropicalis strain Nigerian chromosome 4, UCB_Xtro_10.0, whole genome shotgun sequence genome:
TGTTAAGCAGGCTATCTGTAGGCTGATAATAGCCACTAGGCTCCTCCAGAACTAGTAGGCAACTTATTTGCCAGTGTATTAGGCCCTCAAGACTGCCGGCACAACCAATATTTGCCAGGTTTTAAAACCCTGTCTGACAGGGTTCATATTTTTGTAGGATGATGATGATTCAGTGAACAGATTGTAATTCAATTTGGTCCACCACGAAGCTGGCCAAATTGACCATAGATCTTCTGGTTTTGGCAGACCTGTATATTTTTCTGGCTCCTGGAGTATGTATCCCCCCAGGGGAGTGGCAAAGCCAGACTCTCTTTGTGTAGTGTGAGATCAGTAATATGTGCACAAGGGGAATTTGACATTTGTTCAAAAAGTCCCTATTGCTAAAATACAATAGACCATGACAATAAGGACTTATTTTGGCTGTAGCTACTTGAAAATTAACAGAAAGCTAGACCCCTAATTCTATAATAGTATATGCTCTAATCACCCTACTAGTTATTGTGAGCTAGGAAATACATTGCTCCATCATCGGGTTATGATACATCCTGAGTGTTTGCCTAGCAGATGCTTTCCCACCCAACACAGGGACACCAAATATAGGTGCTGgactattggtgtgtagggatTCGCTCACCTGCTAATAAACAGCTTGTCCTAAGGGAGACCCCATCTGGTGAGACCCAAGTGAATTGATCTGTTTTGGCAGTTGTTACATTAGAATCACAGAACAGtcagataaatatatatgggcTGTTGCAGCATCTCTTGAAATATGGCTGGTACTCTGTATGCAATGTTTAGCGTTAAATGTCTTTGGTCTGTGTTTTATGAATCCCCCCCAATACTTTTTACAAGAGAAATAAAGTGTAAAATGTTTTagggctagaaatgctatattttatatactggtcTTCTTGTACCACCAGCCCATAGGTTTAGCACAGTAATGTTCCATGGCTTTAAAGTTGTCCACAGCAGCTTACCATTTTTGATCTTATTgggccatcttttgtgtgccagtggcactgcacatgcttagtgtgctctaGGCTGATGTTGAGTACATATTTATGCTTTTTGTCTAGAGAGAGACATTTAATTGGTGGAGTACTTACTCAACAGATAGTTGACAAGCCAGACTTGACAAAGGACCCTGTATAGGCCTGAAACTGTTTTGTGAGATAATAAAACACTTTACACTGGCTTCACAGCATCAGTAGTGCCATTGgtgttttgcttttaaacaaaggAATCTTGGGATGATGTTGGTGCAGTGCTTAGTTAGAAAGATCACCGTGCCTTTGCagttttttcccaaacaggatcACCAACCTGGCAATAATTTAATACACCGGGGGGCTGTGCAACATATTGGCACACCCTAGTGTTTCATTGTAGTTTTATAAGCAAATGACATTTTGCCTGCTCCCACGCACAGCATGCTAATTTTATGTTTTCCTATAAGCAAAGAATTTTTTAGGTACTTTTCCTAGAGTGCTCTTTGTAGATTAGGCAGTTTTGAACTTGTTAAGAGCTGTTTATTGTTGAGCACCATAGTTTTGCATTTTTATCTTGCCTGAATGGGTGACATGCAaagagaatacaggtatggggtcccttatctggaaacccattatccagaaagctctgaattacggaatgcctgtttcccatagactccattttaatcaaataattcagatttcctttttctctgtaataataaaacagtaccttgtacttgatcccaacttagatataattaatccttattggaggcaaaacaaccctgttgggtttaattaatgttttattgatttttttagtagacttaaggtatggagatccaaattacagaaagaccccttatccggaataccctgggtcccgagcattctggataatgggtcctatacctgtattaccttcATATCAGCATTCAAGGTTTGTATCTGGTTCATTTGTTGTCCATATGGAACTCTCTGCCCTGTCTGTGCCATTAATTACTGTGCAGAAAAGCAACTCCTGTGCATGCCGCCTATATGCCTGAGAGGGAAGGGCCACACTCCCAAAGTCTTCCAAGCTACATGAAGCACTGTGGGCCAAATTGGGGCATGTGTCCGTATGGTGCTAGAAGAAAGCATGAAGGGTTCTAGtacccaaatttaaaaaaaatacagagctTTTGGCCATTATTAGTTTTATAGCAGCAGCAAGTTATACAGCACTACAGAATGTCTGACTGTATAcatgcttttaaataaaaaaaaaaaaagtgtgcatcCCTGTTTACCAGTGTGTTTTTTTTGATGTGTAAAACATACCCCAAAAGACCTAGCACCTGATAAATTAGTATGAGTATAAAGGAAGAGCCACAAAATTGCCAATAAAATTTATTATAAGCAAgtgttattaaatataaaagcGGTTGTTTAATGTAAGAGCCACAGAACACAGCTGACCACTGTTTATGAACACTTTAAAGAGAAtgaaagcctaaaaatgaatattgctagaAGTGCTGTTTTCTTTATATAATCTATTGTAGCAGCAATGTATTTGGCAGCCTTATGACAGTACTGATCCAGGTTCTCCAAGGAgggagctcaccatcttggatctgTTAGGCCATCTTGTCAGTGACAATGCACATGCTCCGTATGCTCCGAAAAGCCAAGTTTAGGGGTTGTCACATCATTAAACAAAACATGATGTTCATCTTTCATAGAAGCAGATGCTTTAAGTAGTTTTAGTTTGACATGAAGCATGTCGGCATTTATGGGGTGCAGATAAGGGCTGTTAGGTTATGCATTATTAAGTACATGGCTTATGAGCTTGTGGAGGTGGGACGTGCATGATGCTGAACGTGCAGACAGGGAGCATACGAAGACAGGATTTTTGGCCTGGAAACTAATCCCACAAGACTGGGAGGTTTAACATGTTATTACTGTTAATATGAAACATAGAAGTTCTCACGCCAGCATCAGCACGTGGAAGTCATTGATGTGTTTTGGCATAAAGACGGCCTTTGATTCATGTGAAACGTGGATGTGCCAAGGTGTATAGAAGAGACTTGTGACATCAGATACCTCTTCTAGCTTGGCTTTATGTGTGGTTAACCCTGTGACAGACACAATATCTTTTTTTGCACCTTTTCATGGAGATATGCGAAGAGAATTTGCTGGTGGGAGATGAAATTTCCCTTTAAATGGCAGTAACATAACCATTACTGACGGGGCGTAGGGGCATGCAAATTTCGTGCTCGATTCACATTAGAGAGAGCGTCCAGCGGGCCCTGAGGGGGTGCAGGCCCAGGCCCAATTGCTCCTCTGGTAGTTCCGCCACTGAATGGTGGCTTTTTTCTGCGTATTTGTATAATGTAAATATAGGGAGTTGAATGTGTAttaggtttttatttatttatttacctaaTCATCACCAtagcaaaatataaatacataaactgAATAAGCTTTAATGGTTATAGAACAGGAAGCCAATATCATAAAGCATATTAGTTGGAATGCAGGATAAGGTTACCTCCTCATACAAACTCAATCACCCATGCAAGGCCCTTGTGGTTTTGTGTTAATCGAATTATTCAGAAGCATGAGTTGCATTGTTATGTAGGTGAAAATGTCCATAGCATTGATCTCCTTGTACAGCCTGTTTTGTTAACCTCATTCCACTTCTAAGGAATGAACAAGTTCCCCACACCACTGACCGTGACCCCCGGGGCAGTTTGTGGGGCCACTGAGCATTTTTTGGTAGATCAAATGCTGGTGCAGCCACAACAAATCTCTGCATCCTATTTGGCAGAGGAACCTCGCCTGGGATCAGGCTGTATGAAGAAATATGGAGGTTTTTTGTCAGTAATGAGGCCATTGCAATTGAACTGGTGGTTTTGTATTTAGAAACCTATAGGTTTCACACTTAGTTTTTGCATGTTGTTTCACGAACAAAAGAAAATGATAACGTACATAATATGAGGTGCACTGATTATGACAAGTGCCCTGTGAACCATTTGTAGCTTATatagaattaaggtggccatacacgctaagagacgcttgtttggtgaggtcaccaagatAGCAGATCTTCTCCTACAGGTctgcgatatcaggctaattcggtcaaattagaatggcgggtataggcgttcaaaaaaaaaaaaaaaaaaaaattcaaacctgcctgaccgaGATCTagccgatttcagcccagatgttggtagtgcccctacacggcttATAATCtgtcgaatcggtctaaggggccgacgtcggcagctagaatcggcccgtgtatggccacctttggtaACTGCATGCCTTCTCTGTGTCtgattaaaagatttttttgttcagTTTAGCAAACATACATTGGCTAATTGCTTCCCCCCCATTTTCTTATTGCAGTCCTCAGTATGCTCGAAGATTGTTCAGCTCCTAGGGCAGAACGAGGTGGACCACCATCAGAAGCAGGTGGTGATGCTGAGTCAAGACAGTTTCTACCGAATACTAACTCCGGAGCAAAAAAGCAAAGCACTAAAAGGACAATTTAATTTTGATCACCCTGGTAAGCTCTTAACCGCTGGCCTAGTCTaacccatatatttttatttgtgtacTTGGAATTTGGATGATTAGTAGTAGAAGCTCTATGTTTCTGAGCCATCACATGTCCTACTATTCTTTTGCTACGATGACTGATTTTTAAACATGCTTGCATATCCGTTTGTATGCTTTAAGTGCATTTTTATTTCCTGGCTATACTGGCCCCTTACTTAAAGTTACCAGTAGGGTTTCTGGTAGGGCTTTTGGGGTAAGTTCATGAATATGCAATATGGAAGACTCGACTTAAAACAATAGTGAACCTTTGCTTAGACAACTGACAACTTGGCTAAACACAACAAAGATGAAAATGCACATTAAGAGAGATGTGAACAGTGTGCTATGTATTAAAAGAATTGTTTCCATGTTTGCTGTTAATGCTTTAATTGGTCTGCATATAAGGAGTCTGCTCTCACATACTGTTTGAAATGGAACAAAAACTCCAGAAATAGAAACATTTCAACAGTATTAAAAAGAAGGGGTAAAGCAGTGcctctttaaaggggttatttgcctttaaattaacattaagTATGACCTGTAGAGCTTTTCTGAcggtttgcaattggtcttggttTTTATTATAcgtggtttttttaaaaaatatttcactgtTTGTTTAGCAGCTCACCAGTTTATTTCAGCAGcgatctggttgccagggtccaaattaccttagcaaccaagcagtgccatgaaagactgaaatataaataggagaggcctgaatagaaagataagcaataaaaagcaacagtaacaataaaattgtagaatcagagagcaatagatttttgcctTTCAAGGTCAGTGACCTTCATCTGAAAGATTCAAAGGatcaaaagcaaaataataggcaaataatttgaaaactttaaataataaaaaataaagaccaggtctaaaattgctaagaattgttcattctataacatactaaatataaACTTAAGGGTAAACTAACCCTTTAACGTTAACTTCTGATGTCGGCAATGAATTTCCAGAGCTTGGCTTCCTACCTCTTAATCATTGCAAAGCACTCAACTTTAATTTACTGCTTGGTCAGCATGGACCTGGTCAAACACGTTGTACAATAAACCAAGTTAAATGATTTGTTTCTGCTTGAAACCCGCCTCTTCTGTTCTCATGTTGTAAAATAAGTAAGTGACACTAAAGCTTTGTAGGAGTTGTGGTGCAGTTACTATATGCTCACGGTTACACACTGGGTGAAACTTCTTAAAACTGAGCGTTCACATAAAAGAATTGAAGATGAACAACCTCCTGGTTTTCCTCTTTCCACTTACCTACTGTGTTCTTTCCAATTTTCAGATGCCTTTGACAATGAACTTATTTTGAAGACCCTCAAAGAGCTCATGGAAGGGAAAACTGTACAGATTCCAGTATATGACTTTGTTACCCACTCCAGGTAATAAGAAGGTATCCCTAGCAGTATTTTGTTTGGTACAagggtttatgtaatatatacCAGAATTAAAACAATAGGATATGGGCTCCTGAGTATGGGCAGAATAGGGTTAAGAAGGAAAAACCTACCAGCAGAGTtagaaaaaacttttaaaaatctaTTGGAAGtcttgggggttatgtaataaaaagcaataaatttgcccaggagcagtaacccatggcaaccaattttCAGGTAGAATGTAGTGGTcaccatggccatataaaggtgtGAGGCTACAGGTCTAATGTTGTTATACAGGCCACAAAAGATGAATTTccccttttatatattttttaacgggtgtataatatttttttataaaacatgttTTAGTGCGTCATGACTAAGCACACATTATAACttataacatcactaagcactgtttattcaGTGAATAATGTATCTTTAgttgttaaatataaggatattataaatcaccaaggagttccaggACCATATAAAGGCCCAAGGCTGAAACcttagtgcttttatacaggtcttggAACTCTGAGGCGACTTCTAATACCCTCACATTTGACAACAGGTGgtacactatatattataatacacaggtttcagtGAGTCTTGTGACCaaaatgacattactaagcacaggttataactgatgatatcaccaagcactgtttatatagatataatatacaagatcaatgaatatcctgtaaatgataaggatattatttacaaGTTATGACTTGTATATTATAcaagtacagtatatattgtttcagtttcacaaaGGTAATGTAATTCTATTTGGTACaaagaaaacataatacaaaagTTTTCAGTCTAAATGCCATGATGTATGTCTGCACAGCTCAGCTGATTTCCCAAAGGATTGGGAGAAGTCCCCCAAAGAGCTAATCTTCAGGGTAGAACATgacctttttaaaaaattttatttgtataaaattgCAGGAAGGAGGAGACTTTGGTTGTGTACCCTGCAGATGTGGTTCTGTTTGAAGGAATCCTGGCTTTCTACATGCAGGAGATTAGGGACATGTTTCAGATGAAGCTTTTTGTGGACACTGATGCAGACACAAGACTCTCAAGAAGAGGTAAGGATTTAATTCCGCCTTCAGCTGCTGATGACTGTGCATTTATCAACCCATTATTCTTTATCAAGGCCACATTGTATGGCTAGTGGCACACTCTGTGTGACACTGcaaaaagaacttttttttttttttaagctatgaTCCCCATATGGCTTCGAATTTGTCCCAGTATCCACAAGCTTGGTATACCATTTTCTGCTTTGGTAGGGAGTCGTTTATAGGCTTTTTCCAAAAGTTCAGTGAGGGTGGTCCTGTAGCTTTCCAGTGTGGTAATAATGCCTTTTGGGCATAATATAGCAGTTGCAGGTAGCATAACTTAGCTGGAGGTCTCAGCTGTAATGCTTCGCAGTATGCCCAGTATACATTAACTGGGCAACAATATATTGGGAAGTGCTAAAGCATAACTAAGCACCTTCCGCCAGAATCCCTTTACTACTGGGCATTCCCAAAAGACATGGTAGAAGGACCCCACCTCGTTAAGACATTTAGGGCACTGGTCGGGGGCCCCAGGGTATATTCTAGCCACTCTTTGCAGGTTGAGATACAAACTATTAAGGAATTTAATCTGTACATATCTATCCCTACTAGAGAGATTTGGGGTACGTGATTTAAGGTCCCCGATTGTAGCTGCCTACACTcttcctgatatcgcccacccgtaggtgggaatggGGAATTGTGACTGGAAGGCATGTTTTAGTTGTAGATATTAAAATCGTGTACGCTGGAATTTGGAATTCGGAGTGCATTGAATTGTTTACTGCAAAAGAACTTAATCCTGTTAATATGGTATTGTCATACTTTGCTACTAGCAACTTGCTGTCTTAAATCTAAATGCATTAGTGCTAACCAACTTTTTTTCATGTagcaaataatacatttacattggagaacaagtgcaaagaaagGGATTGTGTTGTTTCTAGTGAGCTTAGGTGCATTAACCTGGCAGCAATAGCCTTGGGCACTGCTTTTGTATTCCCTCGCTAGGTAAGCAGATAGGCAAAGCTTTAGTTAAACTTTCTAATCTGTGCCATGCTTGTTTTTTCTCCAACAAGCTCTGATTGTGCCACTAGCAAGATTCAAATATGCAATCTAAATTGGTGCGCTCTACAACCCCGAGAGACTAATCTcttctaaatgcctttccactggcaacaaagacAATCACTGGtgaaaaggcctatgcatcgctttgtttttccaaagttacgcaaagttgcctacaggaggaaactttacacaactttggaaaactgaagtgatgtATAGGCCTTTCCATCAGTGATTGCCTTTGTTGCTAGTGAAAAGTCATTTTGGAGTGATTAGTGACCTGCAGTAGCAGACttctatcgtgggtgactaaaacactccgtgggacattagcctgaATCgctctgctgaataaatatagcgttctaagcttgcactattatgactaatttattggcaataaaatgcctatgtagctttccttctccttttaaaagaAACGCCTATATTTTGTGCTGATTGTACTTTGCCCCAGCATTAGAAATTGTCCCATTGTACGGTTTTATGTACACTCAAATCATAGTTGGTAATTGTTTCCTAATGTTGCTCTAAACTTTGGAGAACTATGCTCATCTCTGTCAATTAACTGCTATTAATCTTGCCAGGAATTTCACGCTTCCATAAATAAACAGTGAAGGGACATTgcttttgtctatagaaaacaaCGCAGTCTTGCAGGCTGACGTACGAAAAATGCTAAATGTCAGGcagctttctttttttgtgtatatgttaaaaaggcaaatcatttttaaacataagACCAATTGTAATTTACTTATCATTAGTCCTGCAGCAGGTCAGTACCTGTTGTTTACATACAAAATTCAGGTAGTTCACAAGTTGGGTGCTGGTATGCGGGTTACAGGTCTCAAAGTAGACTTTTTGCAACCCCCCTCTGCCCATGGCTCATTTTTTGTTTAATGGTGCCCAGGCGGGGAGTGGAACCAACAGGTAAATATTTAGGCATGGGGCACTCTACCCAATTAGATCTATGCAAGTCATCACCTTCTATCACTTCTGCTTCATACAAAATGTCTACTTCTCCGTTAATTCGGTTTAAAAAGACATTTgggttttctctcttttctttgggttttacTTAACAGTTTAGTAAGTCTCTTTTTAACTTGGTTATCTATCAACATAAAGAGAAAAATACCCCTTCGTAATTTAGAATTAATCTAGCTAAAAGAGTTGTGGGACCATGTTCATAAGGCCTAACCCCCTATAAGAATCAGGGTTTGCAAGATTAAATTGATAATACTGCAGTCTGAGGAGGCATTAAAGGGGTagtagaatgccctattcctaacaactttgcaatttgtcttcattcctttttcatcattttttaattatgtgcctttttcttctgcctctttccagctttcaaatgggggtcactgaccccgccagccaaaaactattgctctgcaaggctacatttttattattgttcatttttattacttatctttctatgcaggcccactactattcatattcccatctctctattaaaccactgcctggttactagggtaaaaaagaccctagcaaccagatagctgctaaaataccaaatggagagctgctaaacaaaaatctaaataactgaaaaaccataaaaaatgaagaccttttGCTAATTGTCTCCAGAATATCAATGTTTGCAAcatattgaaaataaatgtaaagatgaactacccctttaacacaaGCTAGGTAACAGGAAGTTAACTAAAGCACACACAGAtacctttaaagaaacagtaacaccatactaaatgaaagtgtatcaaagtaattaaaatctaATGTGCTTTTTCCCTGGTGTGtttgctgctgtgtagccatgatgACAGCTATTAAAATTGGGCTTAagggcacagattacatagcagaaaaaATATGCTCTGTAGGATACAATGATGTTCTGCAGAGCTCATTttctatgtaatctgtgccttttctcattttttttctagtttgaaCGGCTGCCTCAGTGGGTTCACAAAGCTagagtagtctttctgaagctaACAAActacttttaccagtgtagggcagcagtatgttttattttaattactgtaaaaccTCCTAAACCCTCCTGTAGAGAATCCCCCTTCTTACTCTGCATGGTGCATTGCTGCTTTAAGAAGCAATTACATCCTATTAGGAAAAATTACGAAACAGCCTCATCTTATGTGCAGTGGCGCCTTTCTTTCTCATACGCAGTGCTTCGAGACATTAATGAGCGCGGGAGGGACCTGGAGCAAGTTCTTACTCAGTACATCACTTTTGTGAAGCCAGCCTTTGAAGAATTTTGCCTGCCTGTAAGTAACGTGCTTGCTTATTTCTGGCTCTGTAATTGCCCTTtataaaggggaagcaaacacAGGAAATGAGTAGGATGCATCTAAACATTCAATATGTTGCTACAGCAAACTGTTGCACTGC
Encoded proteins:
- the uck2 gene encoding uridine-cytidine kinase 2, with the translated sequence MAGDSEQALPKHSPQNGQPFLIGVSGGTASGKSSVCSKIVQLLGQNEVDHHQKQVVMLSQDSFYRILTPEQKSKALKGQFNFDHPDAFDNELILKTLKELMEGKTVQIPVYDFVTHSRKEETLVVYPADVVLFEGILAFYMQEIRDMFQMKLFVDTDADTRLSRRVLRDINERGRDLEQVLTQYITFVKPAFEEFCLPTKKYADVIIPRGADNVVAINLIVQHIQDILNGGLTKRQTNGYTNGFTSPRTRHPSDSNSSRPH